From a region of the Polynucleobacter corsicus genome:
- a CDS encoding arginyltransferase, producing MTQLKELPLTELQFYATAPYPCSYLPGKTARSQVATPSHLIHADLYSELVNAGFRRSGLYTYRPYCDECNACTATRIPVKQFLPNRSQKRGWKKHAGLDVRVLNLGYQEEHYQLYQRYQHERHAGGDIDQDDQDQYMQFLLQSRVNSRIVEFRDGPHDSHPGRLRMVSMIDILDQGISSVYTFFDTSNASASYGSFSILWQIQQALELDLPYLYLGYYIEQSEKMSYKAKFQPIEGLIDDHWQPINGS from the coding sequence ATGACTCAACTTAAAGAGCTTCCTCTTACTGAACTGCAGTTTTATGCAACTGCACCCTATCCCTGTAGCTACCTACCGGGTAAAACTGCGCGCTCACAAGTTGCAACACCCTCACACTTAATACATGCTGATTTATATAGTGAGTTGGTAAATGCCGGATTTCGTCGCAGCGGTTTATACACCTACCGACCTTATTGCGATGAATGTAATGCCTGTACTGCTACGCGCATTCCTGTGAAGCAGTTTTTACCTAACCGCAGTCAAAAACGCGGCTGGAAAAAACATGCTGGACTTGACGTTCGCGTTCTCAATCTAGGCTACCAAGAAGAGCACTATCAACTCTATCAACGCTATCAACATGAACGTCATGCTGGCGGGGATATAGACCAAGACGATCAAGATCAGTACATGCAGTTTTTATTGCAAAGCCGGGTGAACTCCAGAATTGTTGAGTTTCGGGATGGTCCTCATGATTCACATCCAGGACGCCTGCGCATGGTCAGCATGATTGATATCTTGGATCAAGGAATCTCTTCGGTTTACACCTTCTTTGATACCAGTAATGCCTCTGCAAGTTATGGAAGCTTTAGTATCTTGTGGCAAATTCAGCAGGCTCTGGAATTAGACCTTCCCTATCTCTACCTTGGTTACTACATTGAGCAGAGCGAAAAAATGTCCTATAAGGCAAAGTTTCAGCCTATCGAGGGCTTGATCGACGATCACTGGCAACCTATCAATGGGTCATAA
- a CDS encoding quinone-dependent dihydroorotate dehydrogenase — protein sequence MIDSYPLLRPWLFSLDPEQAHNLTMSNLDRAERWGLLRYLIDQPALDPRTLCGITFPNPVGLAAGLDKDGRHIDALGTLGFGFLEIGTVTPKPQPGNPKPRMFRLPQAQALINRMGFNNDGVDACVKRVRNSTYWQNGGIVGLNIGKNASTPIENAASDYLTAMEAVYEVASYITVNISSPNTQNLRALQGEDMLRSLLQSLHIGREALSDRFGVCKPLFLKIAPDLEQNDIKLIADLLVEFKIDAIIATNTTIARDAVQDLEFGKEAGGLSGVPVRQVSTQVVRSLKGYLGDAIPIVGVGGIMNGKDAQEKLAAGASLVQIYSGLIYRGPKLISECATALKGR from the coding sequence ATGATTGATAGTTACCCTCTTTTGCGCCCCTGGCTTTTTTCTTTAGATCCAGAGCAAGCCCACAACCTCACCATGAGCAATCTAGACCGTGCTGAGCGCTGGGGTTTATTGCGCTACTTGATCGATCAGCCAGCCCTAGATCCACGTACATTGTGCGGCATTACTTTTCCAAATCCAGTAGGGCTTGCTGCTGGCCTCGATAAAGATGGTCGGCATATTGATGCGCTGGGGACCCTAGGCTTTGGTTTTTTAGAAATTGGTACTGTTACCCCAAAACCGCAACCCGGTAACCCAAAACCTCGCATGTTTCGTTTGCCACAAGCCCAGGCTCTGATCAATCGCATGGGCTTTAATAATGATGGTGTTGATGCTTGCGTAAAGCGCGTTCGCAATTCCACTTATTGGCAGAATGGCGGCATTGTTGGTCTCAATATCGGCAAGAATGCGAGCACCCCAATCGAAAATGCTGCAAGCGATTACCTCACTGCCATGGAAGCAGTCTATGAGGTGGCCTCGTACATCACCGTCAATATCTCATCACCCAATACCCAGAATTTGCGCGCTCTCCAGGGTGAGGATATGCTGCGCTCTTTGCTGCAATCACTGCATATTGGGCGTGAAGCTTTGAGTGATCGATTTGGTGTATGCAAACCCCTCTTTTTAAAAATTGCACCTGACCTTGAGCAAAATGATATCAAGCTCATTGCTGATCTCTTGGTGGAATTTAAGATTGATGCCATTATCGCTACCAATACAACGATTGCCCGAGATGCTGTCCAAGATCTTGAATTTGGCAAAGAAGCCGGCGGCCTCTCTGGGGTGCCTGTTCGTCAGGTCTCTACGCAAGTAGTCAGAAGCCTCAAAGGGTATTTAGGCGATGCCATTCCGATTGTTGGCGTTGGCGGCATTATGAATGGTAAGGATGCCCAAGAAAAGCTTGCTGCTGGTGCCAGCCTAGTTCAAATTTATAGCGGCTTAATTTATCGGGGTCCAAAGTTAATTTCTGAGTGTGCTACTGCCCTAAAGGGTCGTTAG
- a CDS encoding IclR family transcriptional regulator: protein MALNKSEKATKSPGEAGKTAIQVVERLMNLLDALASHEESSSLKNLAEETDLHPSTAHRILNDLVACRLVERGDGGTYRLGLKLLELGNLVKARLSVREAAQGPMRALHKLTGETINLSVRQGDEIVYIDRAYSERSGMQVVRAIGGRAPLHLTSVGKLFLASDDPSQVRAYVTRTGLAGHTRNSITELGKLDSELNQVRKLGHASDNEELELGVSCVAAEIYDDSGKLVAGLSLSSPTDRIQADWLKLLQDTALQISKGMGYKPKISDPHS, encoded by the coding sequence ATGGCATTGAATAAATCAGAAAAAGCTACAAAATCACCAGGTGAAGCTGGCAAAACAGCAATTCAGGTGGTGGAACGCCTGATGAACCTGCTTGATGCCCTTGCATCCCACGAAGAGTCCAGTAGCCTTAAAAACCTTGCAGAAGAGACTGATTTACACCCCTCCACAGCTCACCGCATTCTCAATGACTTGGTAGCCTGCCGCTTAGTAGAACGTGGCGATGGTGGCACTTATCGTCTTGGCCTGAAGCTACTTGAGCTGGGTAACCTCGTCAAAGCCCGTTTATCGGTCCGTGAGGCAGCGCAAGGACCAATGCGGGCATTGCACAAGCTTACCGGCGAAACCATCAACCTATCTGTTCGCCAAGGAGATGAGATTGTTTATATTGACCGTGCCTATAGCGAACGATCAGGTATGCAAGTGGTTCGCGCTATTGGTGGTCGCGCACCGCTCCACCTGACATCGGTTGGCAAACTATTTCTGGCCAGCGATGATCCAAGTCAAGTTCGCGCTTATGTCACACGCACTGGTTTAGCTGGCCACACTAGAAACAGCATTACCGAATTGGGAAAATTAGATTCAGAACTCAATCAAGTTCGCAAGTTAGGCCATGCCAGTGACAATGAGGAGCTAGAGTTGGGTGTCAGTTGCGTAGCAGCTGAAATTTATGATGACAGTGGCAAGTTGGTAGCAGGACTCTCATTGAGCTCGCCTACCGATCGTATTCAGGCGGACTGGCTTAAGCTACTTCAAGATACTGCATTGCAGATTTCTAAGGGGATGGGTTACAAACCCAAGATCAGCGACCCTCATTCTTAA
- a CDS encoding serine hydrolase, whose protein sequence is MYLNRFWLAAFICLISFGAATSFPVIAANSDSQTTKSAKAPAKISVKSESKKVVKSSKKQKTVRTTVTRPSEPVVSARPSFATALGLRGQHDDLSLKSSVAMVVNQDTKEVYFEKNSSVSLPIASITKLMTAMVVLDSKLPLDETIVINADDVNIYRTSRLAGGTVLTREEALLLALMSSENRAAYTLGRNYPGGISAFIDAMNRKAKEIGMTHSHFADPTGLLSENVASAEDLTRMLSAAYQYKMIREFSTWPDLTMVIAKRPQKFLNTNRLVRAGDMNIGLQKTGFINAAGKCLVMQARVNNTPLLLVFLDSVGTQSRFADAVRVRDWYERMPIGEPQAIRRLM, encoded by the coding sequence ATGTATTTGAATCGTTTTTGGCTCGCTGCCTTCATCTGTCTAATCTCGTTTGGAGCAGCTACTTCCTTTCCGGTAATTGCAGCCAACTCCGATTCTCAAACTACAAAGTCCGCCAAGGCGCCAGCAAAGATATCTGTGAAATCAGAGTCTAAGAAGGTAGTTAAATCCTCTAAAAAGCAAAAAACAGTCAGGACTACTGTTACTCGTCCAAGCGAGCCTGTTGTTTCAGCAAGACCCTCATTTGCAACGGCACTGGGTTTGCGCGGTCAACATGACGATTTGAGTTTGAAGTCCAGTGTAGCTATGGTGGTTAATCAAGATACTAAAGAGGTGTATTTCGAAAAGAATTCCTCGGTCAGTTTGCCGATCGCTTCTATTACTAAGCTGATGACTGCGATGGTGGTGCTGGATTCTAAATTACCCCTAGATGAAACTATTGTCATTAATGCGGATGACGTCAATATATATCGCACGTCCCGTCTTGCTGGGGGAACTGTATTGACGAGAGAGGAGGCGCTGTTATTGGCGCTAATGTCCTCTGAGAATCGCGCAGCCTATACGCTGGGACGAAACTACCCGGGCGGCATCTCTGCATTTATAGACGCCATGAATCGTAAGGCAAAAGAGATTGGGATGACACATTCGCATTTTGCCGATCCTACTGGCCTCTTGAGTGAAAACGTTGCGTCGGCAGAAGACCTCACCCGTATGCTGAGTGCCGCCTATCAATACAAAATGATTCGTGAGTTTTCTACCTGGCCAGATTTGACTATGGTGATTGCCAAGCGCCCACAGAAGTTCCTCAATACCAATCGCTTGGTGCGTGCAGGTGATATGAATATCGGTTTACAAAAAACAGGATTTATTAATGCAGCAGGCAAGTGCTTGGTGATGCAGGCCCGCGTGAACAACACACCCCTACTACTGGTTTTCTTGGATTCCGTTGGAACGCAATCGCGTTTTGCTGATGCCGTGAGAGTGCGCGATTGGTATGAGCGCATGCCAATAGGTGAGCCTCAGGCAATTCGTCGCTTAATGTAG
- a CDS encoding DMT family transporter, whose amino-acid sequence MRLKPDSLIAPLFVLIWSTGFVIARLAMPYVEPATFLFWRFAGVLMAMACLSLVWRISWPSWSQFKHIAVAGMLLQFGYLLGVWFAVRLGMTAGLVAIIVGLQPILTAWFAAWVSEKVTGRQWIGLGFGFAGVALVVAEKIGLAHIPLFSYVLAFAALLSITFGTLYQKKFCPVFDLRAGSSIQFGVSAILCFVCMYYFESGVMVWNVPVIGALLWAIFPLSIGSISLLFMMIRKGAATKVTSLLYLTPPTTAAMAWFLFGEPFTFMMAGGLLLTMTGVVLVNRGQTSTVATIAE is encoded by the coding sequence ATGAGATTGAAGCCTGATAGCCTGATTGCCCCCTTATTTGTATTGATTTGGAGTACGGGCTTTGTTATTGCACGCTTAGCAATGCCTTATGTTGAGCCCGCCACTTTCCTGTTTTGGCGTTTTGCAGGGGTATTGATGGCTATGGCATGCCTGAGCCTTGTCTGGAGAATCAGCTGGCCAAGTTGGTCTCAATTCAAACACATAGCGGTTGCTGGCATGTTGCTCCAGTTCGGCTATCTACTGGGGGTTTGGTTCGCAGTCCGGTTGGGGATGACTGCAGGCCTGGTAGCAATCATCGTGGGCTTACAGCCCATCCTAACAGCTTGGTTTGCTGCCTGGGTATCTGAAAAAGTTACAGGACGCCAGTGGATTGGTTTGGGATTTGGATTTGCTGGGGTGGCTTTGGTTGTTGCAGAAAAAATCGGCTTAGCCCATATTCCTCTGTTTAGTTACGTATTGGCTTTTGCCGCCTTACTCTCAATTACGTTTGGAACTCTCTATCAAAAGAAATTCTGTCCAGTCTTTGACTTGCGGGCAGGCTCATCGATTCAGTTTGGCGTATCCGCCATACTTTGCTTTGTTTGTATGTATTACTTTGAGTCTGGCGTTATGGTTTGGAACGTCCCAGTCATTGGAGCATTATTGTGGGCGATTTTCCCTCTCTCCATAGGTTCGATCAGCTTGCTTTTTATGATGATTCGCAAGGGGGCTGCAACCAAGGTAACAAGTCTCCTGTATCTGACGCCGCCCACCACTGCAGCGATGGCATGGTTCTTATTTGGTGAGCCTTTCACCTTTATGATGGCTGGTGGTTTATTACTCACGATGACTGGAGTTGTTCTGGTTAATCGAGGTCAAACAAGTACTGTTGCTACGATTGCAGAATAA
- a CDS encoding phasin family protein, which translates to MKLTPEQIAAAQKANLETLSGLTNQALQSIEKLIELNMHIAKQSLSESMSSAKKALEVKDIQQLLAHQAEAVQPMAEKIMAYSRHLYELAHETQASFTKSAEKEFQAGQQKMNALVEEWTENAPAGSDAAVHAMKQAITSAANVFETSQKAVKHAVDVAQSGNQTVRKKSSKK; encoded by the coding sequence ATGAAATTAACGCCCGAACAAATAGCAGCGGCACAAAAAGCTAACCTAGAAACTTTGAGTGGGCTAACCAATCAAGCGCTACAAAGCATCGAGAAATTAATTGAGCTCAATATGCATATCGCTAAGCAAAGCCTGAGTGAAAGCATGAGTAGCGCCAAGAAAGCGCTTGAAGTCAAAGATATTCAGCAACTCCTCGCCCATCAGGCGGAAGCAGTCCAACCCATGGCTGAAAAAATTATGGCCTATAGTCGCCATCTCTATGAATTAGCTCATGAGACTCAAGCGAGTTTTACCAAGTCCGCCGAAAAAGAATTTCAAGCGGGTCAGCAAAAAATGAATGCCTTGGTAGAAGAATGGACTGAGAATGCGCCAGCAGGCTCAGATGCTGCAGTACACGCCATGAAACAAGCAATCACTTCTGCTGCCAATGTATTTGAAACTAGCCAGAAGGCAGTGAAGCACGCTGTAGATGTTGCGCAATCAGGCAATCAAACGGTGAGAAAAAAAAGTAGCAAGAAATAA